Proteins found in one Saccharomyces cerevisiae S288C chromosome III, complete sequence genomic segment:
- the ABP1 gene encoding Abp1p (Actin-binding protein of the cortical actin cytoskeleton; important for activation of actin nucleation mediated by the Arp2/Arp3 complex; inhibits actin filament elongation at the barbed-end; phosphorylation within its proline-rich region, mediated by Cdc28p and Pho85p, protects Abp1p from PEST sequence-mediated proteolysis; mammalian homolog of HIP-55 (hematopoietic progenitor kinase 1 [HPK1]-interacting protein of 55 kDa)) gives MALEPIDYTTHSREIDAEYLKIVRGSDPDTTWLIISPNAKKEYEPESTGSSFHDFLQLFDETKVQYGLARVSPPGSDVEKIIIIGWCPDSAPLKTRASFAANFAAVANNLFKGYHVQVTARDEDDLDENELLMKISNAAGARYSIQTSSKQQGKASTPPVKKSFTPSKSPAPVSKKEPVKTPSPAPAAKISSRVNDNNDDDDWNEPELKERDFDQAPLKPNQSSYKPIGKIDLQKVIAEEKAKEDPRLVQKPTAAGSKIDPSSDIANLKNESKLKRDSEFNSFLGTTKPPSMTESSLKNDDDKVIKGFRNEKSPAQLWAERKAKQNSGNAETKAEAPKPEVPEDEPEGEPDVKDLKSKFEGLAASEKEEEEMENKFAPPPKKSEPTIISPKPFSKPQEPVKAEEAEQPKTDYKKIGNPLPGMHIEADNEEEPEENDDDWDDDEDEAAQPPLPSRNVASGAPVQKEEPEQEEIAPSLPSRNSIPAPKQEEAPEQAPEEEIEEEAEEAAPQLPSRSSAAPPPPPRRATPEKKPKENPWATAEYDYDAAEDNELTFVENDKIINIEFVDDDWWLGELEKDGSKGLFPSNYVSLGN, from the coding sequence ATGGCTTTGGAACCTATTGATTATACTACTCACTCGAGAGAGATCGACGCAGAGTACCTGAAGATTGTCAGAGGCTCCGATCCTGACACCACCTGGTTGATTATTTCACCCAATgcgaaaaaagaatacgaACCTGAGTCTACCGGTTCCTCCTTTCACGATTTCTTGCAATTGTTTGATGAAACCAAGGTCCAGTACGGACTGGCACGTGTGTCCCCACCAGGGTCAGACGTTGAGAAGATTATTATCATTGGTTGGTGTCCTGATTCTGCGCCATTGAAGACAAGGGCCTCTTTCGCCGCCAATTTTGCTGCAGTTGCTAATAATCTGTTCAAGGGTTACCACGTTCAAGTTACCGCCAGAGACGAGGACGATCTTGACGAAAATGAACTGTTGATGAAAATCAGTAACGCGGCCGGTGCCCGTTATTCTATTCAGACTTCCTCCAAGCAACAGGGGAAGGCTTCCACTCCTCCCGTGAAGAAATCCTTCACACCTTCCAAGAGCCCTGCTCCAGTTTCTAAGAAGGAACCAGTCAAGACTCCTTCCCCAGCACCTGCTGCTAAGATTTCTTCCCGTGTTAACGACAACAATGACGACGACGATTGGAATGAGCCTGAATTAAAGGAACGCGACTTCGATCAGGCTCCCCTGAAACCAAATCAATCATCTTACAAACCAATTGGCAAAATCGACTTGCAAAAAGTGATTGCTGAAGAAAAGGCTAAGGAGGACCCACGTCTTGTTCAAAAGCCAACCGCTGCTGGTTCCAAGATTGATCCTAGTTCTGATATCGCTAATTTAAAGAACGaatcaaaattaaagagGGACTCCGAGTTTAACTCCTTTTTGGGCACCACTAAACCCCCCTCCATGACGGAATCTTCATTAAagaatgatgatgataaagtCATTAAGGGTTTTAGAAACGAGAAATCACCTGCTCAATTATGGGCCGAAAGAAAGGCAAAGCAAAACAGCGGCAACGCCGAAACTAAGGCTGAGGCACCAAAACCTGAAGTTCCAGAAGATGAGCCTGAAGGTGAACCTGACGTCAAAGatttgaaatcaaaatttgaagGATTGGCCGCTTCAGAaaaagaggaggaagaaatggaaaacaaATTTGCTCCTCCTCCAAAGAAATCAGAACCAACTATTATCTCACCAAAACCCTTCTCCAAGCCACAAGAACCTGTGAAAGCTGAAGAAGCCGAGCAGCCTAAGACTGATTACAAGAAGATCGGCAACCCATTACCCGGTATGCACATTGAAGCGGATAATGAGGAAGAACCAGAAGAGAATGATGATGACTgggatgatgatgaagacgagGCTGCTCAACCTCCTTTGCCTTCGAGGAATGTTGCGTCAGGAGCACCAgtgcaaaaagaagagcctgaacaagaagagatcGCCCCAAGCTTACCTTCTAGAAACTCGATCCCAGCTccaaaacaagaagaagcaCCTGAACAAGCAcctgaagaagaaattgaagaagaagctgaGGAAGCCGCTCCACAGCTGCCATCAAGAAGCTCTGCAGCTCCTCCTCCGCCTCCAAGACGAGCAACTCCAGAGAAAAAGCCAAAGGAAAATCCTTGGGCCACAGCAGAATATGATTACGATGCTGCAGAAGATAACGAACTGACCTTTGTGGAAAATGACAAGATTATCAATATTGAATTTGTCGACGATGACTGGTGGCTAGGGGAACTAGAGAAAGACGGCTCAAAAGGTCTCTTCCCCAGCAATTATGTGTCTTTGGGCAACTAG
- the KIN82 gene encoding putative serine/threonine protein kinase KIN82 (Putative serine/threonine protein kinase; implicated in the regulation of phospholipid asymmetry through the activation of phospholipid translocases (flippases); involved in the phosphorylation of upstream inhibitory kinase Ypk1p along with Fpk1p; has a redundant role in the cellular response to mating pheromone; KIN82 has a paralog, FPK1, that arose from the whole genome duplication) produces the protein MTQQEYRSPSQRLSKGRSMSLPKIFARNLRSLQNNAPPGKNINVNCLNVNSCSLSASPSSQINMACNGNKQDLPIPFPLHVECNDSWSSSKLNKFKSMFNHNRSKSSGTTDASTSEKGTHKREPRSTIHTELLQSSIIGEPNVHSTTSSTLIPNEAICSTPNEISGSSSPDAELFTFDMPTDPSSFHTPSSPSYIAKDSRNLSNGSLNDINENEELQNFHRKISENGSASPLANLSLSNSPIDSPRKNSETRKDQIPMNITPRLRRAASEPFNTAKDGLMREDYIALKQPPSLGDIVEPRRSRRLRTKSFGNKFQDITVEPQSFEKIRLLGQGDVGKVYLVRERDTNQIFALKVLNKHEMIKRKKIKRVLTEQEILATSDHPFIVTLYHSFQTKDYLYLCMEYCMGGEFFRALQTRKSKCIAEEDAKFYASEVVAALEYLHLLGFIYRDLKPENILLHQSGHVMLSDFDLSIQATGSKKPTMKDSTYLDTKICSDGFRTNSFVGTEEYLAPEVIRGNGHTAAVDWWTLGILIYEMLFGCTPFKGDNSNETFSNILTKDVKFPHDKEVSKNCKDLIKKLLNKNEAKRLGSKSGAADIKRHPFFKKVQWSFLRNQDPPLIPALNDNGCELPFILSCNKHPKRNSVSEQETKMFCEKVANDDEIDEADPFHDFNSMSLTKKDHNILTYSENYTYGKILYKATCTRPRHNSSHRSFFKDIIPEL, from the coding sequence ATGACTCAGCAAGAATACCGTTCCCCCTCACAACGCTTATCCAAGGGGAGGAGCATGTCGCTACCCAAAATATTTGCTCGTAATTTGAGATCTCTGCAAAACAATGCACCTCCTGGCAAAAACATCAATGTCAATTGTTTGAACGTCAATTCTTGTTCGTTGTCCGCAAGCCCAAGCTCACAAATTAATATGGCTTGTAATGGAAACAAGCAAGATCTTCCCATACCGTTTCCCCTGCATGTAGAATGCAACGATAGCTGGTCAAGCTCCAAACTTAACAAGTTCAAATCAATGTTTAATCATAACAGATCAAAGAGCAGTGGTACTACAGATGCGTCAACTTCAGAAAAAGGTACGCATAAGCGTGAACCCCGGTCGACGATACATACAGAGCTGTTACAAAGTTCCATTATCGGTGAGCCAAATGTCCATAGTACTACAAGTAGCACACTTATACCCAATGAGGCGATATGCTCCACACCTAATGAGATCTCAGGTAGCTCTTCTCCGGACGCGGAGTTATTTACCTTTGACATGCCCACAGACCCGTCATCCTTCCACACTCCTAGCTCCCCAAGTTATATAGCAAAGGACAGTAGAAACCTGAGTAATGGATCTTTGAATGATATtaacgaaaatgaagagCTCCAAAATTTCCATAGAAAAATCAGCGAAAATGGCAGTGCCTCCCCCCTGGCTAACTTGTCATTATCCAATTCACCAATTGATTCCCCAAGGAAAAATAGCGAAACCAGAAAGGATCAAATACCTATGAACATAACACCACGTTTAAGGAGGGCCGCTTCCGAACCGTTCAATACGGCAAAGGATGGGTTAATGCGGGAAGATTACATTGCCTTGAAACAACCTCCAAGCTTGGGAGATATTGTAGAACCGAGGAGATCTCGTCGTTTAAGAACCAAGTCATTCGGTAACAAGTTCCAAGACATTACTGTCGAACCTCAATCCTTCGAAAAAATTAGACTACTTGGCCAAGGTGACGTAGGTAAAGTGTATTTAGTGAGGGAACGCGATACCAACCAGATATTCGCCCTGAAAGTTTTGAATAAACATGAGATGAtcaagaggaagaaaattaaaCGAGTACTCACTGAACAGGAAATTCTCGCGACAAGTGATCATCCATTTATTGTGACACTGTATCATTCCTTTCAAACCAAAGACTATTTGTATCTCTGTATGGAATACTGCATGGGAGGGGAATTCTTTAGAGCCTTacaaacaagaaaaagtaaatgCATTGCAGAAGAAGATGCGAAGTTTTACGCCAGTGAAGTAGTAGCAGCTTTGGAATATTTACACCTACTGGGCTTCATATACAGAGATTTGAAACCCGAAAACATATTACTGCATCAATCTGGTCATGTCATGCTTTCTGACTTTGATTTATCCATCCAAGCAACGGGATCAAAAAAACCCACCATGAAAGACTCTACGTATTTAGATACAAAAATTTGTTCAGATGGATTCAGAACTAATTCCTTTGTTGGTACTGAAGAGTATTTAGCTCCAGAAGTAATCAGAGGGAATGGCCACACTGCAGCAGTAGACTGGTGGACTTTAGGAATATTGATTTACGAGATGCTATTTGGCTGTACTCCATTTAAAGGAGATAATTCAAATGAAACATTCTCTAACATTTTAACCAAGGACGTCAAATTTCCACATGATAAGGAAGTTTCGAAGAATTGTAAAGACCTGATAAAGAAACTACTAAACAAAAACGAGGCAAAAAGGCTTGGTTCCAAATCAGGAGCTGCAGACATAAAGAGACATcccttcttcaaaaaagttCAGTGGTCGTTCTTAAGAAACCAAGACCCCCCTCTAATACCTGCATTAAATGATAACGGCTGCGAACTTCCTTTTATATTGTCTTGCAATAAACACCCGAAAAGGAACTCAGTGAGTGAACAGGAAACCAAAATGTTCTGTGAGAAAGTTGCAaacgatgatgaaattgatgagGCTGATCCATTCCATGATTTTAATTCTATGAGTTTAACGAAGAAAGATCACAATATCTTAACCTACTCTGAAAATTATACCTACGGAAAAATTCTATACAAAGCAACTTGTACAAGGCCAAGGCATAACAGCTCACATAGAAGTTTCTTTAAAGACATCATACCTGAACTATAA
- a CDS encoding uncharacterized protein (hypothetical protein; green fluorescent protein (GFP)-fusion protein localizes to the cytoplasm and nucleus; YCR090C is not an essential gene), giving the protein MPLFLVLKATLSENVTKVSIENTNESRAEFAFDLQCTSCRELHDSKVIINTFEEYAMPASKGTASFLMKCKFCSKELSVNLCAFEDEYLTDQSDDKWAKIKDVRKKHGLSKVKEDSFIPLSLDCRGCELIKFYPDTITFEVSLSSGKVMSCQLEDNEWYDYDDNLGEEVTMTDFSSSIIKGK; this is encoded by the coding sequence ATGCCGTTATTTTTGGTTCTGAAAGCAACATTATCAGAAAACGTGACCAAGGTTTCAATTGAGAATACAAACGAATCAAGGGCAGAATTTGCCTTCGATCTACAATGTACCAGTTGTAGAGAATTACACGATTCTAAAGTCATCATCAAtacatttgaagaatatgcTATGCCGGCATCAAAAGGTACCGCATCTTTCTTGATGAAGTGtaaattttgttcaaaagaatTGTCAGTTAACCTGTGCGCTTTTGAGGATGAATATTTAACTGATCAGAGTGACGACAAATGGGCCAAGATAAAAGATGTGCGGAAGAAGCATGGTTTATCGAAGGTCAAAGAAGATTCTTTCATTCCTTTAAGCCTTGATTGCAGAGGTTGTGAATTAATCAAATTTTATCCCGACACCATAACGTTTGAAGTTTCTCTAAGTTCGGGGAAAGTAATGTCATGCCAACTAGAGGATAATGAATGGTATGATTATGATGACAACCTTGGGGAAGAAGTAACAATGACTGATTTCTCATCAAGCATTATTAAAGGTAAGTAA
- the FIG2 gene encoding Fig2p (Cell wall adhesin, expressed specifically during mating; may be involved in maintenance of cell wall integrity during mating; FIG2 has a paralog, AGA1, that arose from the whole genome duplication), translating to MNSFASLGLIYSVVNLLTRVEAQIVFYQNSSTSLPVPTLVSTSIADFHESSSTGEVQYSSSYSYVQPSIDSFTSSSFLTSFEAPTETSSSYAVSSSLITSDTFSSYSDIFDEETSSLISTSAASSEKASSTLSSTAQPHRTSHSSSSFELPVTAPSSSSLPSSTSLTFTSVNPSQSWTSFNSEKSSALSSTIDFTSSEISGSTSPKSLESFDTTGTITSSYSPSPSSKNSNQTSLLSPLEPLSSSSGDLILSSTIQATTNDQTSKTIPTLVDATSSLPPTLRSSSMAPTSGSDSISHNFTSPPSKTSGNYDVLTSNSIDPSLFTTTSEYSSTQLSSLNRASKSETVNFTASIASTPFGTDSATSLIDPISSVGSTASSFVGISTANFSTQGNSNYVPESTASGSSQYQDWSSSSLPLSQTTWVVINTTNTQGSVTSTTSPAYVSTATKTVDGVITEYVTWCPLTQTKSQAIGVSSSISSVPQASSFSGSSILSSNSSTLAASNNVPESTASGSSQYQDWSSSSLPLSQTTWVVINTTNTQGSVTSTTSPAYVSTATKTVDGVITEYVTWCPLTQTKSQAIGISSSTISATQTSKPSSILTLGISTLQLSDATFKGTETINTHLMTESTSITEPTYFSGTSDSFYLCTSEVNLASSLSSYPNFSSSEGSTATITNSTVTFGSTSKYPSTSVSNPTEASQHVSSSVNSLTDFTSNSTETIAVISNIHKTSSNKDYSLTTTQLKTSGMQTLVLSTVTTTVNGAATEYTTWCPASSIAYTTSISYKTLVLTTEVCSHSECTPTVITSVTATSSTIPLLSTSSSTVLSSTVSEGAKNPAASEVTINTQVSATSEATSTSTQVSATSATATASESSTTSQVSTASETISTLGTQNFTTTGSLLFPALSTEMINTTVVSRKTLIISTEVCSHSKCVPTVITEVVTSKGTPSNGHSSQTLQTEAVEVTLSSHQTVTMSTEVCSNSICTPTVITSVQMRSTPFPYLTSSTSSSSLASTKKSSLEASSEMSTFSVSTQSLPLAFTSSEKRSTTSVSQWSNTVLTNTIMSSSSNVISTNEKPSSTTSPYNFSSGYSLPSSSTPSQYSLSTATTTINGIKTVYTTWCPLAEKSTVAASSQSSRSVDRFVSSSKPSSSLSQTSIQYTLSTATTTISGLKTVYTTWCPLTSKSTLGATTQTSSTAKVRITSASSATSTSISLSTSTESESSSGYLSKGVCSGTECTQDVPTQSSSPASTLAYSPSVSTSSSSSFSTTTASTLTSTHTSVPLLPSSSSISASSPSSTSLLSTSLPSPAFTSSTLPTATAVSSSTFIASSLPLSSKSSLSLSPVSSSILMSQFSSSSSSSSSLASLPSLSISPTVDTVSVLQPTTSIATLTCTDSQCQQEVSTICNGSNCDDVTSTATTPPSTVTDTMTCTGSECQKTTSSSCDGYSCKVSETYKSSATISACSGEGCQASATSELNSQYVTMTSVITPSAITTTSVEVHSTESTISITTVKPVTYTSSDTNGELITITSSSQTVIPSVTTIITRTKVAITSAPKPTTTTYVEQRLSSSGIATSFVAAASSTWITTPIVSTYAGSASKFLCSKFFMIMVMVINFI from the coding sequence ATGAACTCATTTGCGTCATTAGGTCTGATATATTCAGTAGTAAACCTTTTAACTAGAGTAGAGGCTCAAATTGTGTTCTACCAGAATAGTAGTACTTCACTGCCTGTCCCTACTTTAGTATCCACCTCAATAGCAGATTTTCACGAGTCCTCATCAACTGGCGAAGTGCAGTATTCATCCTCTTATTCGTATGTGCAGCCCTCAATAGACTCCTTCACTTCATCTAGCTTCTTAACAAGTTTTGAAGCTCCTACCGAAACTTCTTCCAGCTATGCAGTTTCTTCCTCATTGATAACTTCTgatactttttcttcatacTCTGATATCTTCGATGAAGAAACAAGTTCATTAATATCAACCTCAGCTGCCTCATCGGAGAAAGCCTCGTCCACCCTTTCTTCAACTGCACAACCTCATAGGACATCTCactcttcctcttcattcGAGCTACCAGTCACTGCTCCATCATCCTCTAGTTTACCGTCCTCAACTTCATTGACATTTACGTCAGTTAATCCATCTCAAAGTTGGACTTCATTTAACTCAGAAAAATCTAGCGCTCTTTCCTCAACCATAGATTTTACTTCTTCTGAGATTTCAGGTTCAACATCTCCAAAGAGCCTGGAAAGTTTCGATACCACCGGTACTATAACTTCATCTTATTCTCCTTctccttcttcaaaaaattctaacCAGACCTCACTACTCAGCCCATTGGAGCCTCTGTCCAGTTCTTCAGGAGATTTAATATTGAGTTCAACTATTCAAGCTACTACCAATGACcaaacttcaaaaactaTTCCAACTCTTGTTGACGCCACATCGTCATTACCACCAACATTGAGGTCATCCAGTATGGCACCAACAAGTGGTTCTGATTCAATCTCACACAACTTTACGAGCCCCCCCTCTAAAACAAGTGGTAACTACGATGTTTTGACTTCAAACTCAATAGATCCTTCTCTATTTACAACTACGAGTGAATATTCATCTACACAATTGTCGAGTTTAAATCGGGCCTCAAAAAGTGAAACAGTTAATTTCACTGCTTCTATTGCTTCCACACCATTTGGTACAGATTCGGCTACTTCTCTAATAGACCCCATTAGTTCAGTGGGTTCTACAGCATCTAGCTTTGTGGGAATTTCAACCGCCAATTTTAGTACACAAGGGAACTCGAACTATGTTCCTGAATCAACTGCAAGTGGAAGTTCACAATACCAGGACTGGTCAAGCTCTTCTCTTCCGCTGTCACAAACCACTTGGGTTGTCATCAACACAACTAATACACAAGGGTCTGTAACGTCAACCACATCCCCGGCTTATGTTTCTACGGCCACCAAAACGGTTGACGGGGTGATCACCGAATATGTTACATGGTGTCCTCTAACACAAACCAAATCACAAGCAATTGGGGTCAGTTCGTCCATTTCTAGCGTTCCACAAGCCTCCTCATTTAGCGGTAGTTCTATTTTGAGCTCCAATTCCAGCACTCTTGCTGCCTCGAACAACGTTCCTGAATCAACTGCAAGCGGAAGTTCACAATACCAGGACTGGTCAAGCTCTTCTCTTCCGCTGTCACAAACCACTTGGGTTGTCATCAACACAACTAATACACAAGGGTCTGTAACGTCAACCACATCCCCGGCTTATGTTTCTACGGCCACCAAAACGGTTGACGGGGTGATCACCGAATATGTTACATGGTGTCCTCTAACACAAACCAAATCACAAGCAATTGGGATCAGTTCATCCACGATTAGCGCCACACAAACCTCTAAACCATCTTCAATATTAACATTGGGGATATCGACCTTACAATTGTCTGATGCCACATTTAAGGGGACTGAAACTATAAACACCCATCTCATGACCGAAAGTACTTCAATCACAGAGCCCACCTATTTTAGTGGCACATCGGATAGTTTTTATTTGTGCACCAGTGAAGTTAATCTTGCGTCTTCCTTATCTTCTtatccaaatttttcatcttcagaaGGCTCTACGGCGACCATTACTAACTCTACCGTTACATTTGGATCGACCAGCAAGTATCCATCTACTAGTGTATCTAACCCAACAGAAGCCAGCCAACATGTGAGCTCTAGTGTGAACTCACTCACTGATTTTACTTCAAATTCAACCGAAACCATCGCAGTTATATCTAATATTCACAAAACTTCGTCAAATAAAGACTATTCATTGACGACTACGCAATTAAAGACCAGCGGAATGCAAACGCTTGTGCTTTCTACTGTCACAACAACGGTGAACGGTGCTGCTACGGAATACACAACGTGGTGCCCGGCATCAAGTATTGCTTATACGACATCCATATCATATAAAACATTAGTTTTGACCACTGAAGTCTGCTCTCATTCTGAGTGTACTCCAACGGTTATTACCAGTGTTACTGCAACAAGCTCTACAATCCCCCTTTTATCAACCTCTAGCTCTACGGTATTATCTTCTACAGTATCCGAAGGTGCAAAAAATCCCGCTGCTTCTGAAGTAACTATTAATACCCAAGTTTCTGCTACTTCCGAAGCTACTAGTACTAGCACTCAAGTGTCTGCTACTTCTGCGACGGCCACTGCTAGCGAGAGTTCAACCACATCCCAGGTTTCTACTGCTTCCGAAACTATTAGCACTCTCGGTACTCAAAACTTTACCACTACTGGAAGCTTACTTTTCCCGGCTTTGTCTACTGAAATGATAAATACTACTGTGGTTTCCCGAAAAACCCTAATTATTAGTACAGAGGTATGTTCCCATTCCAAATGTGTCCCAACAGTCATTACCGAGGTTGTTACTTCGAAAGGCACGCCTTCTAATGGACATTCTTCTCAAACTCTACAAACGGAGGCAGTAGAGGTGACATTGTCATCCCATCAAACCGTAACTATGAGTACCGAAGTATGTTCTAATTCGATTTGCACACCGACTGTTATTACATCTGTGCAAATGAGAAGTACTCCTTTTCCATACTTAACTTCTTCAACGTCAAGTTCCTCTTTAGCCTCcaccaaaaaaagttcCTTAGAAGCCTCCTCAGAAATGTCCACCTTTTCTGTCAGTACGCAAAGTTTGCCTTTGGCATTCACAAGTTCAGAAAAACGCTCCACCACATCTGTCTCTCAATGGTCAAATACCGTTTTAACTAATACAATAATgtcctcttcttctaatGTCATATCAACAAATGAAAAGCCCAGTAGTACTACCTCTCCATACAACTTCTCTTCGGGGTACTCtttaccttcttcttctacacCTTCCCAATATTCACTATCTACAGCTACTACAACAATCAACGGAATCAAAACTGTGTACACAACTTGGTGTCCATTGGCAGAAAAATCTACTGTAGCTGCTTCTTCTCAATCTTCCCGCAGTGTTGACAGGTTTGTTTCGTCGTCAAAACCATCCTCATCTTTATCTCAGACCTCTATTCAATATACATTATCTACTGCTACCACCACCATAAGTGGTTTGAAGACTGTATACACGACTTGGTGTCCATTAACAAGTAAATCGACTTTAGGTGCTACTACTCAAACTTCCTCGACAGCCAAAGTTAGAATTACTTCCGCTTCATCTGCAACATCTActtctatttctttgaGCACTTCAACAGAATCAGAATCTTCATCTGGATATTTGTCGAAAGGAGTATGCTCAGGTACTGAATGTACGCAAGATGTGCCAACACAATCATCCTCACCTGCTTCAACGTTAGCATATTCCCCCTCTGTTTCtacatcatcatcatcatcattctCAACAACAACTGCATCAACACTAACGTCAACACACACCTCTGTCCCGTTATTACCATCATCTAGCTCTATATCAGCATCTTCGCCATCATCAACTTCGTTGTTATCCACTTCTTTACCATCTCCCGCTTTTACGTCATCAACACTTccaacagcaacagcagtATCTTCCTCCACTTTCATAGCGTCTTCTCTACCATTGTCCTCTAAATCATCATTGTCGTTATCGCCAGTCTCGTCGTCTATTTTGATGTCTCagttttcatcatcatcatcatcatcatcatcattggCATCGTTGCCATCTCTTTCTATATCACCAACTGTTGACACTGTTTCTGTTCTACAACCAACTACTTCCATCGCAACACTAACTTGCACAGACTCACAATGCCAACAGGAGGTATCCACTATCTGTAATGGATCCAACTGTGACGATGTGACTTCAACTGCCACTACTCCTCCATCTACGGTTACTGATACTATGACATGTACTGGATCTGAGTGCCAGAAAACCACATCTAGCAGCTGTGATGGTTACTCGTGTAAAGTATCCGAAACGTATAAATCAAGCGCTACAATATCTGCATGTAGTGGAGAAGGATGCCAAGCTTCCGCTACAAGTGAGCTAAATTCTCAATACGTCACGATGACGTCTGTCATTACCCCAAGTGCCATAACAACAACATCAGTGGAAGTGCATTCAACTGAATCCACTATATCAATTACTACAGTGAAGCCAGTTACATATACATCCAGTGATACTAATGGAGAACTGATAACCATAACAAGTTCCAGCCAAACTGTAATTCCATCAGTAACGACGATAATAACGAGAACAAAAGTGGCCATAACTTCAGCACCAAAGCCAACAACTACGACCTATGTCGAGCAACGACTTTCCTCCAGTGGGATTGCTACTTcttttgttgctgctgcaTCCTCAACTTGGATTACTACACCCATTGTCAGTACGTATGCTGGTTCGGCGTCAAAATTTCTCTGTAGTAAGTTCTTTATGATAATGGTAATGGTGATCAACTTCATTTAA